From a single Callithrix jacchus isolate 240 chromosome 5, calJac240_pri, whole genome shotgun sequence genomic region:
- the LOC108589889 gene encoding LOW QUALITY PROTEIN: putative histone H1.9 (The sequence of the model RefSeq protein was modified relative to this genomic sequence to represent the inferred CDS: deleted 1 base in 1 codon) translates to MLHLASPTTPPWRKQWGLCDPHRILMASQCPPEVTTEITSTPPAPGAQVCRGQLWVSVLGPLSGHPGEDAKRHSAAVPGKYCHGWKPAGQHIEAPSKRATGQHTCPESCQKPSMSKVILRAVADKGTCKCVSLATLKKALAAKGYDMARNACHFKHVLKGLVDKGMLKQVTGKGASGSFRLGKKQASKPKLKVKRQRQRRRRSEQRISGQSRSGQHHFRSLLGSKQGHKRLVKGARRVAKCHHN, encoded by the exons ATGTTACATCTGGCATCTCCAACCACTCCTCCCTGGAGGAAGCAATGGGGCCTCTGTGACCCACACAGAATTCTGATGGCCTCACAATGTCCCCCTGAGGTCACCACAGAGATAACCTCAACACCCCCTGCACCAGGAGCACAAGTCTGTAGAGGCCAACTGTGGGTGAGTGTCCTTGGTCCTCTCTCTGGCCACCCAGGGGAAG ATGCAAAAAGACACTCTGCAGCTGTCCCCGGCAAATACTGCCATGGGTGGAAGCCAGCAGGCCAGCATATC GAGGCCCCTAGCAAGAGAGCAACTGGGCAACACACGTGTCCCGAATCCTGTCAGAAGCCCAGCATGTCCAAGGTGATCCTGAGGGCTGTGGCAGATAAGGGGACCTGCAAGTGTGTGTCCCTGGCCACCCTGAAGAAGGCTCTTGCTGCCAAGGGCTACGACATGGCCCGAAATGCTTGTCACTTCAAGCATGTGCTCAAGGGGCTCGTGGACAAGGGCATGCTCAAGCAGGTGACCGGCAAGGGGGCTTCAGGCTCCTTCAGGCTGGGCAAAAAGCAGGCCTCCAAGCCCAAGCTCAAGGTCAAGAGACAACGGCAGCGGAGGCGGCGCTCTGAGCAGCGCATCTCCGGGCAGTCCCGCTCTGGACAGCACCACTTTAGGTCACTACTGGGCTCCAAACAGGGGCACAAGCGGCTTGTCAAGGGGGCTCGAAGGGTGGCTAAATGCCACCACAATTAA